One Cheilinus undulatus linkage group 22, ASM1832078v1, whole genome shotgun sequence DNA window includes the following coding sequences:
- the si:dkey-106g10.7 gene encoding uncharacterized protein C11orf95 translates to MEPAELRAEVLSLIISGEEEETRDGGAGDGDALANGHSEDEPGGVRSPGTSYWSITEVQDHPLLLSPAPGPSGQKSPVQKASRPGLSRIPGRDHRRYYHEYWRSEYLMDFDPQRHGMICMVCGSSLATLKLSTIKRHIRQKHPDSLLWSAADKEVIRSGWESHLNVGGALRPFGSADGAAAQEEEQQEEEQHAAAEPPYPVTPQEQRPQPLSPPPHSEEGEAPPPPQVEDQEVPGPSTRTLERYLNDSLHAWFRQEFLMEYEAEAGRLLCMVCGSELPSLHLEHIKSHVLDTHPNSLVYSSEEKHCILQAWAQTHEESETSIKSEADTKDEGAELFSQEVEAVQVHADSYPQADGTLTQDTCLIGEDGGVGAPQQGPLPPRQPRKRRLRGGDPWRLRLDYLVAYGPAGRGTYCMVCSQVLQETKVSSFRRHIQENHPETTSLSREEREAMAAAWTKDYSGDGSQGHDDMSVSSNMNMSGDMNMSGDMNVSGNMNLSGEDVLNTSGETIEDSSADGGPPSKMMKEEEGAISGVQGRGRDSSAAATPSRHGHYPGKDQRRNYQVRWRLDYLMEYDSSRHGLICMVCGATLATLKVSTIKRHIQQVHPHSLDYSAEEKQHTLLTYTQTAMHFIHPDDLLPAQEHAHTELGPGTEHFRT, encoded by the exons ATGGAGCCCGCGGAGCTCCGAGCGGAGGTGCTGTCATTAATAATCAgcggggaggaggaggagacgagGGACGGTGGAGCGGGAG ACGGCGACGCTCTGGCCAATGGTCACAGCGAGGATGAACCTGGAGGAGTCAGATCTCCTGGTACCAGCTACTGGAGCATCACAGAGGTCCAGGACCACCCACTGCTCCTCTCCCCGGCCCCTGGACCTTCAGGACAGAAATCCCCGGTCCAGAAGGCTTCACGTCCAGGCCTGAGCCGCATCCCAGGCCGAGACCACCGTCGGTACTACCACGAGTACTGGAGGAGCGAGTACCTGATGGACTTTGACCCTCAGAGACACGGGATGATCTGTATGGTGTGTGGCAGCTCGCTTGCCACGCTGAAACTGTCCACCATCAAACGCCACATCAGACAGAAACATCCAGACTCCCTGCTGTGGAGCGCCGCAGACAAAGAGGTGATCCGCTCAGGGTGGGAGAGTCACCTCAATGTGGGCGGGGCTCTGAGGCCGTTCGGTTCTGCAGATGGAGCCGCAGCTCAGGAGGAGGAGCAACAAGAGGAGGAGCAACACGCTGCAG CAGAGCCCCCGTACCCAGTGACCCCCCAGGAGCAGAGACCACAGCCTCTCAGTCCACCTCCCCACTCTGAGGAGGGTGAAGCCCCTCCACCGCCACAAGTGGAGGATCAGGAGGTGCCGGGGCCGTCGACGCGGACCCTGGAGCGTTACCTGAACGACTCTCTGCACGCTTGGTTCAGACAGGAGTTCCTGATGGAGTACGAGGCAGAGGCGGGCCGCCTGCTCTGCATGGTGTGTGGATCAGAACTGCCCTCACTTCACCTGGAACACATCAAGAGCCACGTCCTCGATACCCACCCCAACTCACTGGtctacagctcagaggagaaGCACTGCATCCTGCAGGCCTGGGCCCAGACTCACG AAGAGTCTGAGACATCAATCAAATCAGAGGCGGACACCAAAGACGAGGGGGCGGAGCTTTTCTCTCAGGAGGTGGAGGCGGTGCAGGTCCACGCTGACTCGTACCCGCAGGCTGACGGCACTTTAACTCAGGACACATGTCTTATCGGAGAGGACGGGGGTGTCGGAGCCCCTCAACAGGGGCCCCTGCCACCCCGCCAGCCCAGGAAGAGACGTCTACGAGGGGGTGACCCATGGAGGCTCCGCCTGGACTACCTGGTTGCGTACGGGCCGGCGGGGAGGGGGACGTACTGCATGGTGTGTTCTCAGGTTCTCCAGGAAACTAAGGTCAGCAGCTTCAGACGCCACATCCAGGAGAACCATCCAGAAACAACAAGCCTGAGccgggaggagagagaggccaTGGCTGCTGCCTGGACCAAAGATTACTCCGGGGACGGGTCGCAGGGTCACGACG ACATGAGCGTGAGCAGCAACATGAACATGAGTGGTGACATGAACATGAGTGGTGACATGAACGTGAGTGGCAACATGAACCTGAGCGGCGAGGATGTTCTAAACACCTCTGGAGAGACGATTGAGGACTCCTCAGCTGACGGCGGACCCCCGAGTAAGatgatgaaggaggaggagggggctaTAAGCGGGGTACAGGGCAGAGGTAGAGACAGCAGCGCTGCAGCCACACCGTCCCGTCACGGTCATTACCCCGGGAAGGACCAGCGGAGGAACTACCAGGTCCGCTGGAGGCTAGACTACCTGATGGAGtatgacagcagcagacacGGGCTGATCTGTATGGTCTGTGGGGCCACGCTTGCCACGCTGAAGGTCAGCACCATCAAGAGACACATCCAGCAGGTGCACCCCCATTCCCTGGACTACAGCGCTGAGGAGAAGCAGCACACCCTGCTGACCTACACCCAGACCGCCATGCATTTCATCCACCCTGACGACCTTCTCCCCGCCCAAGAGCACGCGCACACTGAGCTGGGCCCCGGCACCGAACACTTTCGCACTTAG